From a region of the Gemmatimonas aurantiaca genome:
- a CDS encoding SPFH domain-containing protein, with product MLREKEARPAPGLLVALLLFVVIAASVAGIVSGARSDSPVMAVGGAIAISLASLCFKGLFTVAPNEGQVLTLFGKYQGTVRTPGLWFVNPFIQRASVSLRVRNFETNKLKVNDAQSNPVEIGAIVVWKVIDTAEAIFEVNDYVQYVAVQSESALRALASTHPYDSHGTDLISLSTHQAEVNKGLLEALHERLAKAGVEVIEARISHLAYAPEIAAAMLQRQQASAIVAARQTIVEGAVGMVELALDALKSRDIVELDGERKAAMVSNLLVVLCSERSTQPVVNTGSLYT from the coding sequence ATGCTCCGCGAAAAAGAAGCCCGACCGGCTCCCGGATTGCTCGTCGCTCTGCTGTTGTTCGTGGTGATCGCGGCCAGCGTGGCCGGTATCGTGAGCGGCGCCCGCTCGGATTCCCCGGTCATGGCCGTCGGCGGGGCGATCGCCATCAGCCTCGCGTCGCTCTGCTTCAAGGGGCTGTTCACCGTCGCCCCCAATGAAGGGCAGGTGCTGACGCTCTTCGGCAAATACCAGGGCACCGTGCGCACCCCGGGACTCTGGTTCGTGAACCCCTTCATCCAGCGGGCGTCGGTGTCGTTGCGCGTGCGCAACTTCGAGACCAACAAGCTCAAGGTGAACGACGCGCAATCGAATCCGGTGGAAATCGGCGCCATCGTCGTGTGGAAGGTGATCGACACGGCCGAGGCGATCTTCGAGGTCAACGACTATGTGCAGTACGTGGCGGTGCAGAGCGAGTCGGCGCTGCGGGCGCTGGCGTCCACGCATCCGTACGATTCGCACGGCACCGACTTGATCTCGCTGAGCACGCACCAGGCCGAAGTGAACAAGGGTCTGCTGGAAGCGCTGCACGAGCGACTGGCCAAGGCGGGCGTGGAGGTGATCGAAGCGCGTATCAGTCATCTCGCGTACGCGCCGGAAATCGCGGCGGCCATGCTGCAGCGTCAGCAGGCGAGCGCGATCGTGGCCGCGCGGCAGACGATCGTGGAAGGTGCGGTGGGCATGGTGGAACTGGCACTCGATGCACTCAAGAGCCGCGACATCGTGGAACTCGACGGCGAGCGCAAAGCGGCGATGGTGAGCAACCTGCTCGTCGTGCTCTGCTCCGAACGTTCGACGCAGCCGGTGGTCAACACCGGTTCGCTCTACACCTGA
- a CDS encoding MFS transporter, with protein MLWLIALAELLGMSVWFTGSAVAPQLTERWALTTTQVGWLTTVVQLGFVVGTAVSALLNLADVVPARRLFATAATLGAASNALLLLAPGFGWALVARALCGACIAGVYPPAMKMASTWFRERRGLAVGTVVGALTVGKAAPYLAQAVPDATVAGVVFCSSGAALLAALLIGWRYHDGPHAFPSRRFSWGLVSTVVHERRWRLATGGYLGHMAELYSYWTWIPAFLAASAAAHEATGRGHTPPWIGLLSFGVIAVGGIGCIWGGLMADRIGRARLVNRAMAVSGSCAVLVGLAFGRSWWLLAPLALTWGFFVIADSAQFSVLVTESVPPHAVGTALTIQTSVGFLLTTITIQIIPVLVAWVGWPWAFAALAVGPALGILSIRRLAKE; from the coding sequence ATGCTGTGGCTCATTGCGCTGGCCGAGTTGCTGGGGATGTCGGTGTGGTTCACGGGCAGTGCGGTCGCGCCGCAACTCACGGAGCGCTGGGCCCTCACCACCACGCAGGTCGGCTGGCTCACGACCGTGGTGCAACTGGGTTTCGTGGTGGGCACGGCCGTGTCGGCCCTGCTCAACCTCGCCGACGTGGTGCCCGCACGTCGCCTGTTCGCCACCGCCGCCACGCTGGGGGCTGCCAGCAACGCGCTGCTGCTGCTCGCGCCTGGCTTCGGGTGGGCACTGGTGGCCCGGGCGCTCTGTGGCGCCTGCATCGCCGGCGTGTATCCCCCGGCCATGAAGATGGCCTCCACCTGGTTCCGGGAACGCCGGGGGCTGGCGGTGGGCACGGTGGTGGGCGCCCTCACGGTGGGCAAAGCCGCACCCTATCTGGCGCAGGCCGTGCCGGACGCCACGGTGGCCGGCGTGGTGTTCTGCTCGAGCGGCGCCGCGCTGCTTGCCGCCCTGCTGATCGGCTGGCGCTACCACGATGGGCCGCATGCGTTTCCGTCGCGCCGCTTCTCGTGGGGACTGGTGTCCACCGTGGTGCACGAACGCCGCTGGCGTCTCGCGACCGGTGGGTATCTCGGACACATGGCGGAACTCTATTCCTACTGGACGTGGATTCCGGCCTTCCTTGCGGCCAGCGCCGCGGCCCACGAAGCGACCGGCCGTGGGCACACGCCCCCCTGGATCGGTCTGTTGTCGTTCGGCGTGATCGCCGTGGGTGGCATCGGCTGCATCTGGGGCGGTCTCATGGCCGACCGCATCGGCCGCGCCCGTCTGGTGAACCGGGCCATGGCGGTGAGCGGCAGTTGTGCGGTGCTGGTGGGACTGGCCTTCGGGCGGTCATGGTGGCTGCTCGCACCCCTGGCGCTGACCTGGGGCTTCTTCGTGATCGCCGACAGCGCGCAGTTCTCCGTTCTGGTGACCGAGAGTGTGCCGCCCCACGCGGTGGGAACCGCCCTCACCATTCAGACCTCCGTCGGCTTCCTGCTCACCACGATCACGATCCAGATCATCCCGGTGCTGGTGGCGTGGGTCGGCTGGCCGTGGGCATTTGCCGCGCTGGCGGTGGGGCCCGCGCTGGGGATTCTCAGTATCAGGCGGCTGGCGAAAGAGTAG